In the Afipia sp. GAS231 genome, ATTTCGGCAACCAATATGGCGACGCCATCACGGCCGAAGACGTCAAACGTGTCAGGCCATAAGATCAACGACTTCATGGGGAGACGGAAATGAAAAAGGGAATGCTGACGTTGGCTGCGTTATTGCTCGGCGCAAACGCCGCCCACGCCGAAGTCGTCCGCTATCCGATTCCGAACTCGACGTTCCCGATCGCCCAGGCGGTAAAGGTCTCCGGCGACGCCGTCACTTTGTATGTGAGCGGCCAGGTGCCGCCCGTGCTCAACAAGGATGTCGAAGCCAACACGCCGCAGGCTTACGGCGACACCAAGACCCAGACCGTCGGCGTGCTCAACCGGATCAAGCAAATTCTCGAAGGCCAGGGATTCGGCATGGCCGACGTCATCAAGATGCAGGTGTTTCTGGTGCACGACGCGCGCGCACCGATGGACTTCAAGGCATTCATGGAAGGCTACACGCAATTCTTCGGCGGCGCTCAGCCCAACCTCCCCGTCCGCTCCGTCATCGGCGTCGCGGCGCTGGCCAATCCCGGCTTTCTGGTCGAGATTGAAGTGACGGCCGCCAAGGACTCGAAATAAGGAATGAAAAAGATGCGCCTGTTTGCAGCCATGTTGATGTCCGCCGCCCTGGCAGGCCCGGCCGTAGCTGAAGGCCTGAACCCCAACCAGCAGCGGGCGTTCGACATTTACAAGGAGTTGGTCGAAATCGATACGACGACGGCAACCGGCGACACCGCAAGGGCCGCCGAGGCCATGGCCGCGCGGCTGCGCGCCGGCGGAATTCCCGACGCCGACGTTCACGCCTTCTCGCCGGCGCCGCACAAGGGCAATCTCGTCGCGCGGCTGCGGGGAAGTGGCGCACGCAAACCGATCCTGCTGGTGGCGCATATCGACGTCGTTCCGGCGCCGCGCGAGGACTGGTCGACCGATCCGTTCAAGCTGGTCGAGCAGGACGGCTATTTCTATGCGCGCGGCAGCGGCGACGACAAATACATGGCGGCTTCCTTTGTCGCCAATCTCATCCGCTACAAGCAGGAAGGCTACAAACCGGACCGCGACATCATCCTGGCGCTGGAGACCGACGAGGAAATTCTCGACAAGGATGCGCTCGGCATCCAGTGGCTCTTGAAAAACCATCGCGACCTGATCGACGCCGAATTCGCCCTCAACGAAGGCGGCCCGGTGGGCCTCAAGGACGGCAAGCCGCTGCGGGTTTCCGTCCAGACCAGCGAAAAGGTCTCGGTGACCTATGCGTTAAGTGTCAAGAACAAGGGCGGCCATAGCGCCGCTCCCACCAAGGACAATGCGATCTATCGGCTAGCGGCGGGCCTCGGCCGGCTTTCGGCGTTCAGCTTCCCGATCGCTCTCAACGAAACCACGCGCGCCTATTTCGAACGCACGGCGCAGATGGAAGGCGGCCAGCTGGCCGACGATCTGCGCGCCGTGCTGTCAGGCCAGACCGATCCGGCTTCGCCTGCGGTGATGCGCCTGTCCGACAATGTCGGCTACAATGCGCAACTGCGCACCACCTGCATCACCACGCTGCTGCAGGCCGGCACCGCCTTCAACGCGCTGCCGCAACTGGCGACCGCCACGGTCAACTGCCGGGTGATGCCCGGCGAGGCCATCGACGGCGTCAAGGCAACGCTGGAGAAGGTGCTCGGCGACGACCAGATCGCGGTCACCCAGATCGATACGGCGACCCCGAGCGAACCTTCCGCGCTCAGCGAGCAGGTCATCGGGCCGATCACCAAACTGTCGGCCGAGTTCTTTCCCGGCGCGGTGGTGCTGCCGATCATGAGCGCCGGCGCCACCGACGGCAGCTACCTGCGCAACGCCGGCATCCCGACCTACGGCCATTCCGGAATGGCCGGCGACATCCATGAATCGCGCATCCACGGCCGCGACGAGCGGGTGCTCGTCAAATCGTTCTTCAACGGCAATGAGTATCTGTACCGGCTGGTGAAGGAGTTTGCCGGCGGGAAGTGAGCAGCGCGAGTTCGTCATTGCCAGCGAAGCAATCCATCTATCCGCGATAAGAAAGAATGGATTGCTTCGTCGCTTCGCTCCTCGCAATGACGTGGGGTGCTACTGCCGCTTCTGCCCGCTCGGCGCTGCGGCTGCCGCCGCGGGCGGCTTGGGCGCTGCAGCCCTCGGCGGCGGTGGCGCAGCTTCCGCCGCCGGCGCGGCGTTGTTGCTGCCGCCGAAGATCACCCGGCTCGGGTTGCGGTCGAAATTGGTCACCGCGCGGCTGATATCGGCGAGCGTACGCCGGCCGTCGGCGATCAGCGCGCCCGAGCGCTTGTCGAAATCGTCGGCCAGTTCGCGGATCGACTTCACCATCAGGTTCAACTCGCCGCCGCCGGCGCCGCCCGCGATGGTGTTCAGCCCGAGCATCAGGCTGTCCGCCTTGCCCATCACGCCGTCGACCTTAAGCATGACGTTGTCGATTTTCTCCGAGTTGCGCGCCAGCGCGGAGGTGAAGGTCTCGAGGTTCTTCAGCGAGCTCTTCACCGATTCCTGGTTGTCGGCGACGATGCGGTTGACGTTCTGCAGGGTGGCGCGGATCGCCTCGGTGACGTCCTGCAGCGCGTTGGGATCGGCGGTCAGCACCGGAACGCCGTCCTCGTCGAGCGGCACGGTAGGGGCGGCTTCCTCGCCGCCCTTCAGCGAGATCGCGGCGACACCGGTCAGGCCCTGAAATTCGAGGCCGACCAGGGTGTCCTTGCGGATCGGGGCATTGTTCTCGACCATGGCCAGTGCGACCACACGACGCGGGTTATCGAGCTTAACCGAAATGACTTCCCCTATCCGGATACCGTTGAAGTTGACACTGCCGCCGTTGCGCAGGCCGGACGCCGGGCCTTCGAACACGATACGGATCGGGCTGCGCGCCTTGGTGGTGTGCAGGCTCTGGAACCACAGCACGAAGCCGAAGGCGGCCGCGATCACCGCCAGCGTGAACGATCCGATCAGGACGTAATTCGCCCGCGTTTCCATCAATTACTCCTAGACCACAACGGCGCGGGCGCGCTTGCCGTTGAAATACTGGTTCAGCCACGGATGCTTCGAGGCCTTCATGTCGGCGATCGATCCTGCGGCAATGATCTTACCGTTCCCTAAAACGGCGATGCGATCGCAGGCCGTATAAAGGCTGTCGAGGTCGTGGGTTACCATGAAAACGGTCAGGCCCAAAGTTCGCTGCAGGGTCCGCACCAGTTCGTCGAAGTCGCCGGCGCCGATCGGATCGAGCCCGGAGGTCGGCTCGTCCAGGAACACCAGTTCCGGATCGAGCGCGAGCGCGCGCGCCAGCGCCACGCGCTTGACCATGCCGCCGGAGAGCTCGGAGGGAAAACGGTCGGCGACCTCCGGCTTGAGGCCGACCATGCCGAGCTTGGCCACCATGATCTCGTCGAGCAGCCGCTGCGACACCTTGAGATATTCGCGCACCGGAAACTGGATGTTCTGCCGCACGGTCAGCGAGGAGAACAGCGCGCCCTGCTGGAACAGGATGCCCCAGCGGCGCTCGACGCCTCTGCGCTCGGCGGTGCTGGCCTTGTCGAGGTCGACGCCGAACACTTCGATGCGGCCGGCGAGTTTCGGCACCAGGCCGATGATGGTGCGGGTCAGCACCGACTTGCCGGCGCCGGACGGACCGACGAAGCCGAGAATTTCGCCGCGCTTGACGTCGAGGTTGAGCCCGTCGAGCACCCGCGTGGTGCCGAACTGAACGGTGATGTCGCGAACCCGGATGATGGCGTCGGAGATTTCGCCTGCCATGTTCACATTCCGATCGATGCGAAGAAGATGGCGAACACGCCATCCATGACGATGACGAGGAAGATTCCCTTCACCACCGAGGACGTGGTGTGCTGGCCGAGCGATTCAGCGCTGCCCTGCACCGCCAGGCCCTCGACGCAGGCGACGATGCCGATCACCGCGGCCATCACCGGCGCCTTGATGATGCCGACGATGAAATGATTGATCGAGATGGCGTCGCGCAACCGCAGCAGGAACGCTTCCGGATCGACGCCACCATAGAGCCAGGCCACGAGGCCACCGCCGTAAAGCGCGGCCATGGCGCCGAGGAAGGCCAGGATCGGCAGCGCCAGCACCAGCGCCAGCATCCGCGGCAGGATCAAGACCTCGATCGGATCGAAGCCCATGGTGCGCAGCGCGTCGATCTCCTCGCGCATCTTCATCGAGCCGAGTTCGGCGGTGTAGGCCGAGCCCGAACGGCCCGCCACCATGATCGCGACCAGCAGCACGCCGATCTCGCGCAGCACCAAGACGCCGAGCATGTCGACGACGAAAATATCGGCGCCGAATTGACGGAAATGGAAAATACCCTGCTGCGCGATGATGCAGCCGATCAGGAAGGTGATCAGCACCACGATCGGCACCGCGCGCCAGCACACCTGCTCCAGGTGATGGATGGTGGAAGTGAGACGGAAACCGCGGGGATGGATGACGACATTGCCGGCCGCGGCCAGCACCGCGCCGAGCATGTCGATCAGCCCGACCAGAGTGCCGCCGACGCCGACGACGCTGCGGCCGACCTGCTCCAGCATGCCTGATATCGTCACCGTATGGCTGTCGATGACGGGCTGCGCCTTCACCCGGCGGACCTCGTCGACCAGGCTCGAATAGTTGGCCGACAGGCCCGCGATCTGGGCCTCGATACCGCCCGCGGTCAGGCTGCGGCGCAGCCGCTCGATCAGCCAGGCGCCGAAGGTGTCGAGTTTCGATACCTGGCTGACGTCGATGAAGATGTTGGGCCGGCTGCCACCGAGCTTCTCGGCGTCGGTCACCAATCGTTCCAGCACCGGAGCAAAGCGGGCCGTCCACGAGCCCGCCGCGCACAAGGCAAGCCCGTTGCCGCTGGCGATCCGCTCCAGTGTCGGGTCTCCGTTCACGATGCCCGCCCCCCGACCGGCTCGCTGTCGATGCAAAAGATAAGGTCCGGCACGCCGCACTGCCTTGTAGAATCTGACACTAGTTCATGATCCGGTGAATCATGATCTAGTTCTTCTTGGTTCAGCATGATCTGCTCGGAAAACCGGTGTCCACTTTTCCGGATCATGCTCTAACCAGCCATAGTTGGTTGCGGCGGGCAAGCTTACGGTTCAGAAATTGCAAGATTTTAAAATGACTTCCACCCCTTCCCCACCACTTGCCCGACAACTTGCCGCAGCCATCGAACGCTGGCCGATCGCGGGTTCCTTCACGATCAGCCGGGGCGCCAAAACCGAGGCGGTCACCGTGGTCGCGGAAGTCAGCCAGAACGGGCGATCCGGGCGCGGCGAATGCACGCCCTACCCGCGCTACGGCGAGACCCCGGAAGCGACGCTGGCCGCCCTTGTGGCGATGCAGGAACCGTTGTCGCGGGGAATGGACCGAATGGCCCTGCAAGCCGCGATGCCCCCCGGCGCCGCCCGCAATGCGCTGGACTGCGCCCTGCTGGACCTCGAGGCCAAAACCGCGGGCCAGCGGGTCTGGACCCTGCTCGGCCGGCCGGCGCCGCGGTCCTGCACCACGGCTTTCACGATCTCGCTGGGCACGCCGGACGCGATGGCTGCCGCAACTGCGAAAGCCGCGCACCGGCCGCTGCTCAAGATCAAGCTCGGCGGCGATGGCGACGGCGCGCGGATCGCGGCGGTGCGAAAGGCGGCGCCCGAATCCGAACTGATCGTGGATGCGAACGAAGCGTGGACGCCGGATAATCTCGAGCAGAACCTCAAGGCCTGCGCCGGCGCCGGCGTGACGCTGGTGGAACAGCCGCTTCCCGCCGGCAAGGACGAGGCGCTGGCGCGCATCAAGCGGCCGATCGCGGTCTGCGCCGACGAGAGCGTGCACGACCGTGCCTCGCTGACGGACCTGCGCGGGCGCTATGACGCGGTCAACATCAAGCTCGACAAGACCGGCGGCCTGACCGAAGCGCTTGTCATGGCCGACGCCGCGCAGGCGCTTGGATTTGAGATCATGATCGGCTGCATGGTCGCGACGTCGCTCGCCATGGCGCCGGCGATGCTGCTGGCGCCACAGGCGCGCTTTGTCGACCTCGACGGCCCGCTACTGCTGGCGCGTGACCGCGACGGTGGACTGCGTTACGACGGCAGCCTGGTCTACCCGCCGGAAGCCGCACTCTGGGGCTGATGCAATAATTTGTGCCGCGCGCAGAACATCACGACCGCGGCCGCCAGCGCCATCGCCGACATCATATAATAGACGCCAGCCCCGTAGCGCGCATAGACCATGCCCGACAGGATTGACGCCGTCATGCTAACAATGCCGCCACAGGCGGCGAGATAGCCCTGTCCGCGCGCCATCAGGTGGATCGGCACGTGGCGCACCAGGAGGCCCATGGTGCCGACCTGGGTAATGCCGTAGGTCAGCCCGTGCGCGAGCTGGACCACACTGAGCACCGCGAGTGATGGCTCCTGCGCCGTGATCGACCAGCGCGCCACCGCGCTGAGTGCGCCGATCGCCACCAGCGTCGAAGGTTGCAGCGTAAAGCGCGGCGACAGCGCGAACACCACGATCTCGGCCAATACGCCGAGCACCCACAGCCCGGCAATGGTCAATCCACCCAGCCCCAATCCCTGCCAGGCGATGGACGCAAACGCGTAATAGGCCGCGTGGCTGCCCTGGGTCAGCGCCGAGGCGACGATGATGGCGACAAAACCCCAATCGCGCAGCAGCGGGCTCGCGCCCTGGACGGCCGCCTGTGCGGGCCTCGGCCGCTCCAGCGGCTGCAGCCCAAGGCTGGCGACGGCGCCGAGCGCCGCGATCGATGCGATCACCCAGATCAGGTGTTTGGCCGCGACGATATCGACCAACAGCCCGCAAATCAGCGCGCCGACCACGAAGGCCGCCGAGCCCCACAGCCGCATCGGCCCGTAGTTCAGGCCGTAGCGCGCCACGCCGCGCAGCGCATAGGCGTCCGTCAGCGGCAGCATCGGCGTCCACAGCGCGCAGGTGGCGGCGTAGGCCAGCAACACCGCAAGCGGCAGATATTGCGTGCCGATCACGGCAAAGCCCAGCGCGGTCGCAAACGCAGCTACCGTCAGGGCCCCGCGCAGCGAATAGCGCTTCTCGGCAGCGCCGGTCACGAACGGCAGCACCGTGAAGCGCGTGGTCGCCGGCACCGCGGAAATGATGCCGATCCACGAGGGATCGATGCCGACCGCCTTCAGCCAGACCGTGAAAAACGGCAGGTGGGTACCCATCGTTCCGAAGGTGGCGCCGTAGAACAGCGCCAGCCGGCCAGCGAATCGTTTCGACGCAGCTTGAGAAGCGATGGGGATTTGTGATTCGCTTGGCATCAATTCAATTGCGATTCGCCCGATATCGTGATGTTCGTTATCGTAACGCGCCGTGATTTGCGCGAAGAGATTTGTATGGCCGACGAAGCATTTGCCCTTTCACCGATCTCAGCACGCGCCGCGCTGCCGGGTGAGGAGGACTATGCCGCGATCAGCGAAGCCTTCATGGAGACTTCGCGGGGCCGCTGGTTCCTGACCGAATACGCCAAGCGCAACCGCAATGCCGACACCCGCATGGTGCTCGACGCGGTCGCGCGGATCGAGCAGAGCCTCGCTGCCCAGAAGGAAGAAACCCTCAGCGCGCAGCGCGAAGGCCTTGCCGCCCAGCAGCAGGCTGCAGATGCCGCCACCGCCCAGGCGGCCGCTAAAGCCGCGGCCGCCGCGGCTGAAGCCGCCGACAACCACCTGAAAGCCGCGCTGGCGGCCATCCGCACCGTTGTCGAGACCGCACAGAACTCCGCCACCGAGGCGCTCGACGGCCTCGCGCTGGAGCAGCGCCAGGCCGCCGTCCGCAAGGGCTCCCGGGTGCTGCGGGAGATTGCCTGGCGGTTGCGGGAAATCGGCAATGACGGCCGAATCTGCGACCTGATCGATTCGCAGGTCGCGGTGATCGAAAAGGCCTCGGAAGAAGTCACGACCGAAGAGGCCAAGGCCGCGCTCGGTGCCGCTTTCACCGTGATCGGGGACCGGATCGCGGAATTCGGCAGCAATGGGCGTGCAGACGAGCCGACCGCGGCGATGGCTGAGCCCGTCGATACCATCGCCGTGCAGGAGGCGGCTGAGGCTTCCGCGACGGCATTCGCTGAACCCGCCGAGGCCGTGGCCGCCGAGACCGCGCCTACGCAGACTTCGTTTGCGGAAGCGGCGGCCATCGAAAGCGCAGACGTCGAAGTTGCGCTGGCATCGGACGAAACGCTTGAGGTGACTGACGTCACCGATACCGCCGTCACCGATGAGGCCGCCGACGCCCAGGACGAGGCGATCCTCGACATGATCGCGATGGAGATGGGCGCGCCGGATCCGATCGATGACGACGAGATCGCAGCAGCGATGGCCGAACCGGCGCACTTCGCCGAGCCCGTGCCGGTCGAACAAGCCATCATCGCGGAAGTAGCAGAACCGGTCGCAGCCGTCGTCGTACCACGGGTTGAGATGCCGCCGCAGCCCGCAGCGGTTGCCGCGCCTGCGGTGGAGATGTCGCTCGGCTCGAGCATTCTCGCCAGCGGCATGTTCAGCAAGCCCGCCAAGCCGGCCAACGATCCGCTGGCGCCGATCCGGCGCATGAGCCAGATCGAGAAGATCGCGTTCTTCTCGTAAGAGGCCGAGCGCGCTTAGCGCCTACGCCCAAGATTCCCATCTCGTTGTGTGCGCCTGCGAACACTTCGCTTTCCGGTTGCTTCGGCCGTCCGCCGGCCTCAAGCTGGCAGGATCGTCTTCTGCGGGGAGATCGCGGTGAAAACCAGGGTCATCGTCAATCCGATGGCGAACAAGGGCAATTGCGGCAAGCGCTGGCCCCAGATTCGTGCCGAACTGGAAAACCATCTGGGCCCGCTCGCAGCCGACGACGTCGTGATGACGCGCGAACGCAATCATGGAACGGTGCTGGCGCGTGAAGCCGTTGCGGCCGGCTACCGCCGCCTGATCTCGGTCGGCGGCGACGGCACGCTCAGCGAAATCCTGAACGGCGTGATAGCGGATGATCGGCTGATCGCACCCGATCTGGTGCTGGCGCAACTGCCCGGCGGAACCTCGAACGAGTTATCCCGTTCGTTCGGCCAGATCTCGCTTACCGATGCCAGCAGGGCCATCGCGTCGGGAACTACGCGCGAGATCGACGTATTTCGCGCCGAGGCCAGGGGCTATGCGGGCGAGCAGGTGACCCGCTACGGCTTCCTGCTCGCGATCGTTGGCGCCGCCGCCACGATCTCATGGCGGGCCCAGCGGGTGCCGCTGCTGAAGCGGCTTGGCCCGGTCAGCTACGTCCTGATGACCGCGTTTACCTCGCTGACCTACAGCCCGCGCGCATACCGCATCAGGGTCGATGATGAAGCCGAACAGACGCTGCCGATGTGGGCGCTGCTGCTTTGCAGCTTCGACGGCGCGGGCGAAGGGTTGATGCTCGCACCCGGCGCCGACCCGGGCGACCGCAAACTCGACCTCATCACGGTCGGCGACATGGGGCGATGGGAAAGCCTGACGAAAATCGTCCCTCGTCTCGGTGACGGCAGCTATCTCGCTCACCCCAAGGTCACACGGCGCCACGCGACGCGGATCATGATCGACAGCGATCAAATGGTCCAGGCCGACGTCGACGGCGAAAGCATCGGCCAGTTGCCGATGTCGGTCGCGCTGCTGCCGTTGCGCGTGACCGTGGCGGTCAACCGTTCCGCGTCAGAAGCCGGACGGTGACCGGCGTCACGTACACCGAAGCACCCCCGGCCTAGCGTCTCCTTTCGAAGATCTCGCGTCGAGATTGGAAGGAGGACGCCATGTCCTGGCTAAATATGTCCTGTTTGAATATCTCCTGTTTGAATATGTCCCGCTTCAAATCCTTGCTGGTGT is a window encoding:
- a CDS encoding RidA family protein — protein: MKKGMLTLAALLLGANAAHAEVVRYPIPNSTFPIAQAVKVSGDAVTLYVSGQVPPVLNKDVEANTPQAYGDTKTQTVGVLNRIKQILEGQGFGMADVIKMQVFLVHDARAPMDFKAFMEGYTQFFGGAQPNLPVRSVIGVAALANPGFLVEIEVTAAKDSK
- a CDS encoding M20/M25/M40 family metallo-hydrolase, with translation MKKMRLFAAMLMSAALAGPAVAEGLNPNQQRAFDIYKELVEIDTTTATGDTARAAEAMAARLRAGGIPDADVHAFSPAPHKGNLVARLRGSGARKPILLVAHIDVVPAPREDWSTDPFKLVEQDGYFYARGSGDDKYMAASFVANLIRYKQEGYKPDRDIILALETDEEILDKDALGIQWLLKNHRDLIDAEFALNEGGPVGLKDGKPLRVSVQTSEKVSVTYALSVKNKGGHSAAPTKDNAIYRLAAGLGRLSAFSFPIALNETTRAYFERTAQMEGGQLADDLRAVLSGQTDPASPAVMRLSDNVGYNAQLRTTCITTLLQAGTAFNALPQLATATVNCRVMPGEAIDGVKATLEKVLGDDQIAVTQIDTATPSEPSALSEQVIGPITKLSAEFFPGAVVLPIMSAGATDGSYLRNAGIPTYGHSGMAGDIHESRIHGRDERVLVKSFFNGNEYLYRLVKEFAGGK
- a CDS encoding MlaD family protein — translated: METRANYVLIGSFTLAVIAAAFGFVLWFQSLHTTKARSPIRIVFEGPASGLRNGGSVNFNGIRIGEVISVKLDNPRRVVALAMVENNAPIRKDTLVGLEFQGLTGVAAISLKGGEEAAPTVPLDEDGVPVLTADPNALQDVTEAIRATLQNVNRIVADNQESVKSSLKNLETFTSALARNSEKIDNVMLKVDGVMGKADSLMLGLNTIAGGAGGGELNLMVKSIRELADDFDKRSGALIADGRRTLADISRAVTNFDRNPSRVIFGGSNNAAPAAEAAPPPPRAAAPKPPAAAAAAPSGQKRQ
- a CDS encoding ABC transporter ATP-binding protein — encoded protein: MAGEISDAIIRVRDITVQFGTTRVLDGLNLDVKRGEILGFVGPSGAGKSVLTRTIIGLVPKLAGRIEVFGVDLDKASTAERRGVERRWGILFQQGALFSSLTVRQNIQFPVREYLKVSQRLLDEIMVAKLGMVGLKPEVADRFPSELSGGMVKRVALARALALDPELVFLDEPTSGLDPIGAGDFDELVRTLQRTLGLTVFMVTHDLDSLYTACDRIAVLGNGKIIAAGSIADMKASKHPWLNQYFNGKRARAVVV
- a CDS encoding ABC transporter permease, with translation MNGDPTLERIASGNGLALCAAGSWTARFAPVLERLVTDAEKLGGSRPNIFIDVSQVSKLDTFGAWLIERLRRSLTAGGIEAQIAGLSANYSSLVDEVRRVKAQPVIDSHTVTISGMLEQVGRSVVGVGGTLVGLIDMLGAVLAAAGNVVIHPRGFRLTSTIHHLEQVCWRAVPIVVLITFLIGCIIAQQGIFHFRQFGADIFVVDMLGVLVLREIGVLLVAIMVAGRSGSAYTAELGSMKMREEIDALRTMGFDPIEVLILPRMLALVLALPILAFLGAMAALYGGGLVAWLYGGVDPEAFLLRLRDAISINHFIVGIIKAPVMAAVIGIVACVEGLAVQGSAESLGQHTTSSVVKGIFLVIVMDGVFAIFFASIGM
- the dgcA gene encoding N-acetyl-D-Glu racemase DgcA, which produces MTSTPSPPLARQLAAAIERWPIAGSFTISRGAKTEAVTVVAEVSQNGRSGRGECTPYPRYGETPEATLAALVAMQEPLSRGMDRMALQAAMPPGAARNALDCALLDLEAKTAGQRVWTLLGRPAPRSCTTAFTISLGTPDAMAAATAKAAHRPLLKIKLGGDGDGARIAAVRKAAPESELIVDANEAWTPDNLEQNLKACAGAGVTLVEQPLPAGKDEALARIKRPIAVCADESVHDRASLTDLRGRYDAVNIKLDKTGGLTEALVMADAAQALGFEIMIGCMVATSLAMAPAMLLAPQARFVDLDGPLLLARDRDGGLRYDGSLVYPPEAALWG
- a CDS encoding MFS transporter; this encodes MPSESQIPIASQAASKRFAGRLALFYGATFGTMGTHLPFFTVWLKAVGIDPSWIGIISAVPATTRFTVLPFVTGAAEKRYSLRGALTVAAFATALGFAVIGTQYLPLAVLLAYAATCALWTPMLPLTDAYALRGVARYGLNYGPMRLWGSAAFVVGALICGLLVDIVAAKHLIWVIASIAALGAVASLGLQPLERPRPAQAAVQGASPLLRDWGFVAIIVASALTQGSHAAYYAFASIAWQGLGLGGLTIAGLWVLGVLAEIVVFALSPRFTLQPSTLVAIGALSAVARWSITAQEPSLAVLSVVQLAHGLTYGITQVGTMGLLVRHVPIHLMARGQGYLAACGGIVSMTASILSGMVYARYGAGVYYMMSAMALAAAVVMFCARHKLLHQPQSAASGG
- a CDS encoding diacylglycerol kinase family protein, producing MKTRVIVNPMANKGNCGKRWPQIRAELENHLGPLAADDVVMTRERNHGTVLAREAVAAGYRRLISVGGDGTLSEILNGVIADDRLIAPDLVLAQLPGGTSNELSRSFGQISLTDASRAIASGTTREIDVFRAEARGYAGEQVTRYGFLLAIVGAAATISWRAQRVPLLKRLGPVSYVLMTAFTSLTYSPRAYRIRVDDEAEQTLPMWALLLCSFDGAGEGLMLAPGADPGDRKLDLITVGDMGRWESLTKIVPRLGDGSYLAHPKVTRRHATRIMIDSDQMVQADVDGESIGQLPMSVALLPLRVTVAVNRSASEAGR